Within the Vallitalea longa genome, the region TACACAAGGTAAAGGCAGTATAGAAGACATAGACATCTTAAAAGACCTAAGTGTCAATATTAAAAACAGCTCATTATGCGGACTAGGTCAAACTGCTCCAAACCCTATACTCAGTTCACTTAATTATTTTGAAGATGAATATATGGCCCATATCAAGGAAAAACGTTGTCCTTCAGGAGTATGTAATTCACTCCTTAGAGTAGTTATTTCTGATGATAAATGTATTGCCTGTGGAATATGTGCAAAAGTCTGCCCTGTAGACGCTATAACAGGTGAACGTAAAAAACCTCCTTACCATATACATCAAGATATATGTATAAAATGTGGAGCGTGTATACCGAAATGTCCTGTTGATGCTATATATAAACGATAAAGTGGAAAGGAGTCAAATATAGTGGAAAATATTCGTGAAAAAGAAGAAAAAGACTTAAAAGAAAAACTTATTACTATATATTTTGACGGTAGACCTTATGAAGTTCCCATGGGAATGACTGTATTAGAAGCTGCCAGATTAGTTGATATTGATATACCAAGCCTTTGCTATCTTAAGGATATAAATGAAATAGGAGCTTGTCGTGTATGTGTTGTAGAAATAGAAGGCGTAAGAGCCTTACAACCATCTTGTGTTTATCCAGTTAGAGATGGCCTTAGAGTAAAAACCAATACAAAAAAAGTCATGGACGCAAGAAGAACTGCTGTTACCTTGATTTTATCCAATCACCATAGAGAATGTCTGACATGCATTCGTAACCTTAACTGTGAATTACAAAACATTGCTGATAGCTTAGGAATCAGAGATATACCATATACAGGTGAAATGCCTGATTACGGATTCCATAACGATAATAATTTTATTCAAAGAGATTACAATAAATGCATAAATTGCAGAAGATGCATGGCTATCTGTAATAAAATTCAAGAGTGCAACGTATACTCTCCTCTAAATAGAGGTCTTAATACAGTTATTGCTCCAAGTTTCAAAAAAGATCTATCAGAAGTTACTTGTATAACTTGTGGTCAATGTATAATTGCCTGTCCTACAGGTTCTTTGACAGCTAAAGAGAATATAGATGATGTCTGGAAAGTTCTAAATGATCCTGATAAACACGTTATAGCTCAGACAGCTCCTTCTATACAAGTTACAATAGGAGAAGACTTCAACCTTCCTGTAGGTACTATGGTCAGAGGGAAACTTGTAACAGCACTTAATAGATTAGGTTTTGATAAAGTATTTGCTACTGATGTAACAGCAGACCTTACCATAATGGAAGAAGCAAGTGAATTAAAAGAAAGGGTTACTAAACATCCAGATATGTTACCTCTTCTTTCTTCTTGCTGCCCTGCTTGGGTAAAATTTGCAGAACATTTTTATCCGGATATGCTTCATAATCTATCAACTTGTAAATCTCCTCACGAAATGTGTGGTGCTCTAACCAAAACATGGTATGCTAAAAAATATAATATTGATCCTGAAAAAATCGTTAATGTGGCCATTATGCCATGTACTGCTAAGAAATTCGAAGCTGCAAGACCAGAAATGACTTCAGATGGCTATAGAAATGTTGACTATGTATTAACAACCAGAGAATTATCC harbors:
- a CDS encoding NADH-dependent [FeFe] hydrogenase, group A6; this translates as MENIREKEEKDLKEKLITIYFDGRPYEVPMGMTVLEAARLVDIDIPSLCYLKDINEIGACRVCVVEIEGVRALQPSCVYPVRDGLRVKTNTKKVMDARRTAVTLILSNHHRECLTCIRNLNCELQNIADSLGIRDIPYTGEMPDYGFHNDNNFIQRDYNKCINCRRCMAICNKIQECNVYSPLNRGLNTVIAPSFKKDLSEVTCITCGQCIIACPTGSLTAKENIDDVWKVLNDPDKHVIAQTAPSIQVTIGEDFNLPVGTMVRGKLVTALNRLGFDKVFATDVTADLTIMEEASELKERVTKHPDMLPLLSSCCPAWVKFAEHFYPDMLHNLSTCKSPHEMCGALTKTWYAKKYNIDPEKIVNVAIMPCTAKKFEAARPEMTSDGYRNVDYVLTTRELSRMIRSVGIKFNSLPDSEYDEPFNQFSSAGTIFGATGGVLEAAVRTAHYFMTGEEIGVPEYEKARGQKGLKYGKVTFGDTTLRIAIAHGTGNAKKALTRHLSGEKPFDYMEVMACPGGCVGGGGQPILGGKDHKKISLDYRHNRADTLYNIDKDSKIRKSYDNPVMKQIYDEFLGEPLSSTSKKYLHTTFIKRGKYPYLENNN